One Scomber scombrus chromosome 1, fScoSco1.1, whole genome shotgun sequence DNA segment encodes these proteins:
- the LOC133977285 gene encoding rho family-interacting cell polarization regulator 1-like, with translation MFTGSTKLPPAKTPQPERLDEVYAALRRGLQSYLQVHQLELDSLGGQIRENKRNGRLGSLYEQDKQVKAIERFMRRLEFHLSKVDELYDAYCIQRRLRDGASKMVAAFNSATGSREARESLSEANKGYRECTEHMCSLESELESQMGEFHIKMKGLAGFARLCAGDQYEVLMRYGRQRWRLRGRVEVSNKQMWDSEEYIFLPLITELLSIKVTELKSLANHVVVGSVSCEMLDLFCPLPQTLAVDINDLGTVKLNLEVTWSPFDKDDQTSSTSTVSKRLLSNQSPPDTPSMREQVFYSLLKRQGEMENGTVWSNSSESSDDSSSPALAHHTQRLSASNMLQPSLATQLSFTPHKSSASTPSLSSNQEEDETEANETFSQIDSVPNGHLQTSCSHSHTGESSSDCNVTDRASVQSVDLSETSVDLSCSCPDVSSVAPVLLVERTDAPECGSQQVCISAEEVKDDPSEDSTEQTEVETEDKTTVEPHEAVQELKQSEEPPTAPFPTSCSFTQEVETALGSFDFLNCSDLEEDEEEQEEEQQEEDEGEKDEEGGQQEEDQSKVEEEKVDEEEKDVDNFYCGESDEEKAEGLEILMEAPEGFRNSDEDRFSESQESSVEDVQDLGQMEMPEEEEAEEEEHVKEKGDEQHEDDTSHDQEERPSTPTHLATTVF, from the exons ATGTTCACAGGCTCCACCAAACTGCCACCCGCAAAAACCCCCCAGCCTGAGCGGCTGGATGAAGTGTACGCTGCCTTACGCAGAGGTTTACA gTCGTACCTGCAGGTCCACCAGCTGGAGCTGGACAGTCTCGGTGGGCAGATCAGAGAAAACAAGAGGAACGGTCGTTTG GGCTCTTTGTATGAGCAGGATAAG CAAGTGAAAGCCATTGAGAGGTTCATGCGTCGCTTGGAGTTCCACTTGAGCaag GTTGATGAGCTGTATGATGCATACTGTATACAGCGGCGGCTGCGTGATGGGGCAAGTAAGATGGTGGCAGCTTTTAACTCCGCCACCGGCAGCAGGGAGGCCAGAGAGAGCCTGAGTGAAGCCAACAAGGGCTACAGGGAATGTACAGAG CACATGTGCTCACTTGAGAGTGAATTGGAAAGTCAGATGGGCGAATTTCACATCAAGATGAAGG GCCTTGCTGGCTTTGCACGGCTGTGCGCTGGCGACCAGTATGAG GTCTTAATGCGCTATGGGCGGCAGCGCTGGAGGCTACGAGGCCGCGTGGAAGTTAGCAACAAGCAGATGTGGGACAGCGAAGAGTACATTTTCCTGCCTCTCATCACAGAACTGCTGTCAATCAAG GTGACGGAGCTGAAGAGCCTGGCCAATCACGTAGTGGTGGGAAGCGTCTCCTGCGAAATGCTCGATCTGTTCTGCCCACTTCCCCAGACGCTGGCCGTGGATATCAACGACCTCGGGACAGTGAAGCTGAACTTGGAAGTCACCTGGAG tcCATTTGATAAGGATGACCAGACATCGTCCACAAGTACAGTTTCCAAACGTCTCCTGTCCAATCAGAGCCCTCCTGACACGCCCTCAATGCGGGAGCAGGTGTTCTAT TCTCTGCTGAAGCGTcagggagagatggagaacGGGACCGTCTGGTCCAACTCCTCTGAATCCTCCGATGACTCCTCCAGTCCGGCCCTGGCTCACCACACTCAGAGGCTGTCGGCCTCCAACATGCTGCAACCCAGTCTTGCCACTCAACTGTCGTTCACGCCGCACAAATCCAGCGCGTCAACCCCGTCGCTCTCATCCAACCAAGAAGAGGACGAGACGGAAGCCAACGAGACTTTCTCTCAGATCGACTCTGTGCCCAACGGCCATCTGCAGACTTCCTGCTCTCACAGCCACACTGGTGAAAGCAGCTCAGACTGTAATGTGACGGACCGAGCGTCTGTCCAATCGGTTGACCTTTCTGAAACCTCAGTGGACCTGAGCTGCTCGTGCCCTGACGTTTCCTCTGTAGCTCCTGTGTTGCTGGTGGAGAGAACAGATGCCCCTGAATGTGGCAGCCAACAAGTGTGTATTTCAGCAGAGGAGGTAAAGGATGATCCATCTGAGGACTCGACAGAACAGACTGAAGTAGAAACAGAGGACAAAACCACTGTGGAACCACATGAAGCCGTCCAAGAGTTAAAACAATCAGAGGAGCCGCCGACA GCACCCTTCCCTACTTCTTGTAGTTTCACTCAGGAAGTCGAGACGGCGCTCGGTAGTTTCGACTTTCTCAACTGCTCTGACcttgaggaagatgaggaggaacaggaagaagagcaacAAGAGGAAGACGAAGGAGAAAAGGATGAAGAGGGCGGGCAGCAAGAAGAGGACCAAAGCAAAGTGGAGGAAGAGAAAGTAGACGAGGAAGAAAAGGATGTAGACAACTTCTACTGTGGAGAAAG TGACGAGGAGAAAGCGGAGGGTCTAGAAATCCTCATGGAAGCCCCAGAAGGATTTAGGAACTCAGATGAGGATCGTTTCTCTGAATCACAG gaatCGAGTGTAGAGGACGTGCAGGATTTGGGTCAGATGGAAAtgcctgaggaggaggaggcagaggaggaggagcacgTCAAGGAAAAGGGAGATGAACAACACG AAGATGACACGTCACATGATCAGGAGGAGCGTCCCTCCACTCCCACCCACTTGGCCACTACTGTCTTCTGA